ATCCAGGGAGATTCACGACATTCTTTTTTAATGCAAGGCCTGTTACTACAGTCCACAACAGGCTCTTGGAAGCAATCTTTTTTCTCCAAATCAAATTCAGGGAATTTTTCTTTGAGCAATGGAATTAACTCATCAACTGGTCCAAGAAATAATGCTTGAAAGAATATTTCAACATACTTCTCATTCCCTGTTCCATCGTTTTGTATAACTACTCGGATAAGTAATTTATCAGGTAGTTGATGTGCGATGGCTTCCCATTTTCGGAGGAGCTTTTGGTTACCCTCTAACTTCTTATAAACTGTGAAAGAAGTAACCTTCTCCGGAACGCGAACAAGTTTGAGTTTCCATGCAAGAATAACACCAAAACTTGCTCCTCCCCCTCCTCTTATTGCCCAAAACAAATcctctttcattttctttctatCAAGGATTTTGCCATTTACATCCATTACCCGAGCGTCTACAACATTATCAGCTGCAAGCCCGAATTTTCTCATCAAAGTTCCTATCCCTCCACCACTAATAATCCCTCCAGTACCAATACTAAAACAGACACCTCCAGCAAAGGCATGCACTTTACTTTTTTTAGCAATTGCATAGTAAAGTTGGCCAAGGGTGGCCCCTGCCTGAACCCAAACTGTCCCTTCTTTTAAATCAATCTTGATATCATCAAGATTGCTTAAATCAAGCATGACAAATGGGGTTATAGACCTAAAAGAGATGCCTTCATAGTCATGGCCACcactttttattttaatttgtaACCCCAGTTTTTTAGCACATAGAATAACAGGCTTGATTTCTGATTCTTTCCTAGGGGAGACAATAAACATGGGGTGTGAAGAATTCAACCATCTCGGATTTTTTTGAGCATATTCTAGGATAGATGAATAAGTTGGAGAATTTGGGGTGTAAATATTTTTAGTAACGTTGGTCCCAGAGTATTTAGAAAGACACCGGAGAAAATCATCTTGGGAGTAACATTTTGCCAAAAAGAGTGAAAAGAATAAAACAGAGAGAATTTGAAGGTTACCCATAAGAGATACTTATCATGCAAGATATTGCAAGCTAAGAGAATATAATAGACTTTCTATATTCTATAATGTGCAAAATAAAGAATGAGCTATCATGCTTTGAGGGAAAAGAAGATGATTTTGCTGATGACTACCCCTTACAAATGATCCATATTTATAGAATTTTCTTATAGTGTAAGTCGAGTTATCTAGAATAATTCAACAGTTTAGGGAAAAAAACAAATTATTCAGCAGATTGACTTTGAATCTAGGCACATGAAAGTACAAATATAAAATCCGAGTTTTCAGCTGGCAAggtttgtagttttttttttttttttttttttttttttcatacagaTGATTTCAGGGTCGGCTAAATGACTATTGAGCTATTGCTTTTTGCCCCAAATATTAAAGGCACTACAAATAGAATTATACTATATATAACATGTAATTAATGTAAAATTATTATTATAGAATATTTCAAAttctaacattttttttttaaaatttgattgAGGTTGTATAGATGAACCGGTAACTAACATACATTTTTTCTCATTAATTAGTATATTTACCTCCGtcttcaaattatttttttcctcCTTTCTGTACAATTTTTTCTTTATCTTTATGAAGATTTCACTTTGTAATTTTAACTCGTTTCTCCGATGTCTTGTTTGATTGTCAAAGGACAAGATATATGAAAGAGTATACAATAATGACATATTTGACAAATGCAATATCATGATCTAATAATCAACCATTTTGATTTCTTTTGCTTCTCATTATATATTGTACGGATATATATTTTATGCAATAAGTGTAAAAGCCTCTTATAGCTTGTTTGACCAAGTTTCCGGGCGAAGtagaaaattgtttttttttttaaaagtgcttATTATAGAGAATTGAggtttttgatcaagattttagAGAAAAATAAAATGTCCTTGGGTAGTAGCAGAAACTGCTTTTCCGAAGGTTAAAACGTAGCTCTTCCCATAAGTGCTTTTAACCTTTACCAAACACAACTCAGTGCTCCTATATTGACAAAAGTATTTTTAAATTGATTAATCAAATTCAATATGCAAATATCTTAAAATAATTACAAATAAGTAGATTTTGAAAGCTTGATCAAACAGGCTATTAATATATTTTGACATAAGACCATTGACTTTGCTAAACCGGCCCGAATGCTAATtcttttaggggtcgtttggtagatagtcgaaattatcccgggattataatcccgggactaatttatcccatctattgggattattttataccatctaaaagatggtataaaataatcccagtataagtgggataagaaggtataagctgagatatctcagcactaattttttatcatgtttggtacaaggtataaatttatcccaaatGACCCCTTAAAGATAGACTAGACTTTAATAATGCAAGCTGGCAACTTGCAAAAAACTAAGTCATATTTGACTTTTTCCCACATTATTATGAGTCGTGTATTTCCAGTTTAAAGCCTGCAGCAGAATGTAGACAACTAATTAAGCTTTATAAACAAATTGTAACGACGTCTCTGTTTATATCGAATAATgctaatgataatgatgataataataataataatgtaggACTTAACAGTAAAATGACAATTATAGAACTATTAggtctttatctttttttttttgttttttgtttttttgggttGATATTCCACTAATTTCGGAGCATTTCGGTAGTTGTTGTTTCGACGTTTCTTTAGTTTTGAGTTAAAAACGTGTCAAGGATCATGCTTAACTCCTCCATCACAAGCTTTTCATGGTTATTGGAAAAAAGATAGAATTGATAAAAGTATTTGCTAATTGTCATTACACTACATGAGATGATAAGGAAAAAATTGTTTTCAGGAGAGAGTTTAGTGTGTTTCATATGTATAGTTTCGGGAGCTTTTATGAACACAAATgcatattaattaaaaaaattgtttcaATTCCAAGAAGATTTGAGTCACTGGTATGAATGCTTATGCAACTCTTTTAAGTCGTCTCAGTCTAAATTCATACCATATATACGACTGAAACGATTTTCAAACTAACATTAATTCGTTAGGCACAATATTTAGGGTGGGCTTATAAAGAAAAGAAATATCAAGTACATTTTTGTATACTAGTAAAATTGGTGTTACTGGTTTACTGTATGCTCCTCAAACGAAGATCCAGGAATTTAAATTAAGTTTGACTTTTTATGTTCTCACTCACGAAGTGAATTCACAACCTCTTTGAAATAATGGATTAAGAATCTATTAAGATTTGTTGAAATTTTGTGCAAAATATTTAATATATCAGTATTCCATTATTTATAGTTTGCATAATTAACTCAAAGTTGGGCATATCTAAGATAATATCTAATCTATGCAAGTTTCAGTTAACTTGTGGAGAAGAAACTGCAGTAGAATATTTGAAATCAGACTTCTTTTGAGCGGCCTTCAAGTGCATCCTTCACCCTAATAGACTTTTTTTTATTGTAACAATGAGATATTGCGTGTAAGGAATATGCATAAGTATCAGTATTTTATTCCATTAAATCAGTTAATTTAGAATTTCGTGGAAGAATGGTTATTAACTTCCAAAAGAGAACTAATAGTCAAACCTAGGTTTACATTTTAGTAAATACTGTCGTATTAAATTCAAGGTGTAGTTTTTAAATACTCAAATGAGACTTTCCGTTTAAGTATAAACATTGACGTGTCTTTTTGCGCATTAGTCACGTACGGAGATACTTAACCAAAGGAAGGGAGTACTTAATATTACTCTCTCTATCAGCAGA
Above is a genomic segment from Lycium barbarum isolate Lr01 chromosome 12, ASM1917538v2, whole genome shotgun sequence containing:
- the LOC132624907 gene encoding berberine bridge enzyme-like 22, with product MGNLQILSVLFFSLFLAKCYSQDDFLRCLSKYSGTNVTKNIYTPNSPTYSSILEYAQKNPRWLNSSHPMFIVSPRKESEIKPVILCAKKLGLQIKIKSGGHDYEGISFRSITPFVMLDLSNLDDIKIDLKEGTVWVQAGATLGQLYYAIAKKSKVHAFAGGVCFSIGTGGIISGGGIGTLMRKFGLAADNVVDARVMDVNGKILDRKKMKEDLFWAIRGGGGASFGVILAWKLKLVRVPEKVTSFTVYKKLEGNQKLLRKWEAIAHQLPDKLLIRVVIQNDGTGNEKYVEIFFQALFLGPVDELIPLLKEKFPEFDLEKKDCFQEPVVDCSNRPCIKKECRESPWIGSVLYFYGRRTNESLEVLLEKSIPTQKNYFKAKSDFVKTPVPEKGWKMVERLFLEEERPQMIMEPLGGILDEISESEIPFPHRKGNLYNIQYLVNWGDNSESVSSKKIAWMRKLYKEMEPYVAKNPRTAYLNYRDLDIGINQEDYSYSKAKIWGEKYFNGNFERLAKVKSKVDPNNFFRNEQSIPPYSTNS